Genomic segment of Esox lucius isolate fEsoLuc1 chromosome 15, fEsoLuc1.pri, whole genome shotgun sequence:
TTTGCAGGAATTCTGTCTTGGTTTCATCACTACAATGCTTTTCCGTCTTCATGTGTTCATGTTGGTtttcagcatgtgtgtgtactttcTGGGTTTGGTGTTTCAGCGTGTGGTATCTGTTTTCTTTATGATATAACAAGACCGTGCGTCAGTCACTTTCCTCCGTGACAGAGTGCATGGGTCCTGGGAGTGGTGCTGGTGTGATGAAGGACTGTTCACGTCATTTGTTCATTAGGCAGATCCATTTCCCGCTCTTCAGCATTGCAGCCTAAAGTGCATTGATTTGGTTGTCCTTtgctaagtaaaaaaaaaaaaagctacctGCCAATTCTGGGAAGTTTGCTGTAAGTCAAGTTAACAAAGTATCACTAGTTCTTTCGAGTTCCTAGTTCCTAGAGTTCCAAGTTCTTGAGAGTTGCCGTACTTCTTGACCGCAGTCCTTCAGTTGACCCAGGCATGACTATTTGGAGCTTTGCTAATTGAGTTGCGCTGCCTTTAGAAGGTTAAAGGATTGGACTGGATGAAGAGGTGAGCCCTGGTCAAGTGTTACCTGCCTTCTCTCTCTAGGGTGCAGCGCCGGACCAGCGGACCGCTCATACAGACAGTTACCGGAGGATCGGTGGACTCTGACAGATGCAGACAGCAGCTTCTAACTTCACAGTCCCCTGGTCTTCCCCATAGCCAATCAGCCCCTTGGTCCAACCCCCTGGTACTCCTTCTCCCCCAGCCCCATGACCCTCCCGAACCTCTAACCCTCCAGTCGCCTGGTCCTCCCTTACACCCAAGCCCTCTTGTCCAGCTGCCTggtcctccctcccccccagaCCCCATGTCCTTCCTCCCCCCCAGACCCCTGGTCTTCCCTAACCGCTAACCCTCCAGCCGCCTAGTCCTCCCATTCCCCCCAGCCCCCTggtcctcccattcctcctggtcatcctgtccccttagccCCCCGCCCCGTTGGTTAGCGGTGTTTGTTCTGATAACAGTAGATTCAAGCCTCAGCGGAATGTACTGATGACCTTCTGCATATTGATCTTTTTGCACTTAAGCAACAACTGGgttgttttttgtaaatggTACCTGTTTGTTACCAACAGTATTGAACTCTGCGACCGACCATAAGCAAATGGTCACGCTTTCGCTACATGTAACTGAGTGTTTTGTTGAAATtaattctgtcatttttaatatattgttGTAGTGCTGTATGTTTGCTGTAGAAGCTCTGATGATGGATGTGTCTTCGGGCCTTTAGATAattgtgtcaaaccaggatttTACTCTTGATTgtactgtgtgtttgggttttgttcattttattttattagaaacatttatatattttttatttataactattgtatttatgatttgtagaatttatttgtttctgatcaacaaataaaagtaaaatatttattttgggggggtttttgcattttatttattttagctgTAAAGTCTCTTTCAAAAATGGACTAGAATGTATTTAAATGGGAAAGACTCAAGATGAAAATAAAGCATCAaagtttattaatgttttttgttgtcgTTCCTTGGTAATATATACCACAattttattaatatacattATGAGCTTTTATAAGACAAGATTGATGCAGAGAAGATTTGTCTGCATCTCACATTTATTTCAGTTCATAAATTACACCTACTAACATTGTGCTTTTGTGATTAAACcaagtcattttcttttttctttccctttcaacACGCCAGATGCCACAACAAAAATGGTCAACACAAACCTATAAAAACAAGAGGCATATATTAACAAAAGTGGATATCAAGGAGGTTTCCCTAAATGGGGCTTGGGTGTTTTGGCCTCAACAGTGGGGAGCATACAGTTCATATAACCCCCAACCTCCTTAACATCTGTTCACTCTCCACCAGGATGAGAGGgcgatgataatgatgatgaagatggagGAACGTATGAAGGAGATTGAATTGTCGCTGCGTAACGTCAAATTGCTGCTCAAAGAGAAGGTCTCCCAGCTCAAAGATCAGGTAACGTGCTGAATTACACGTGTTGTGATTTTCTGTTGTTAACGTTTTCAGCATTCAATAGTTGTGTAAcatcaaaaacatttgtgttctCTGATCATTATGTTGCACGATCAGATAATCAGTTCCTGTCAATGTTAGTTCTaatgggaatgtttttttaaatcacaaaggAAAttctcaaataaaaatgtgctttttaaTATATTGATAAGTCAGCAACATCGCTGGttcttacaaataaaatgtaattaaatagaTCATTTTCCCACCACAGGgatccaaaatgtttttctgtcctttccagATTTCCATACGTAATATTTTGACTCGCTCTGTCTGTAGCTCCATAAGAACGGTAAAGCTGACTCATTGATAAAGGACCTGTATGTGGAGAACGCCCAGCTCCTGAAGGCCTTGGAGAtgacagaacagagacagaaggTAGCGGAGAAGAAGAACTACCTACTGGAAGAGAAGATTTGCACCCTCAACAAGATAGTCAGAGACATGAGCCCCTCCCCCTTACCGACCTTACCTTACCACTACACCTGTTCCTAACACCTCTCTACAACCCCTCCCCCTATCACCTCACCAGAGCCCCTCCCCCAGACCCTATTACATAGTATCTTGTATCACCTGTTCCTACTAGCAGCCAGGTGTGCGCTGGATAGGAATGAATATCGGATCTTGAGCGTTGAACTTACACCTAAGCCCCTCCCCTTCTGTCCCACGCCAAATCACCTGTTGTTGGTTCAGCAGGTGTGAGCTGAGCCACGGATGTCTTTTAAAGGAACTGTTCCATCTGTGGCTTGTTGGGGGATCTCTGCGCTACCGCCACGCCCAATCGCTAACATTGACAATATGTGTGCATTGAAGCTACATGACAGCACTATGAAGCACTGCCGTCAGAGCCTCATCAACTGGACACCACCTGCATTTGCCGCACCACTGCCAGGGAATTACTGCACCAGCATCTTATTTACTGAAAGTATGGAAACACTgcagatgttttatttaatttgaactATGCTATGAGGACATTTGGAAATGTAGTGAGGGAAAATTTGTATGTAGCAGAAGATAACATTTCATCAAATCAGTGTTGAATTCATCTGCAGTTTAGgagaatatattttgtttccatCATACCGTCTACATGATGGGCCCCTACAGTTAGGATTCCTTATTTACTTATCAGTTATTTACTACTTGTACTTCATGTCGCATCACCCAGTATACCCTACCATAGGTATGTTTTTAGTTTGAAGGTATTCAttcaatacaataagaaaaacaaagtgtAACCTATTTTATAGCTTATTTTTGCAGGAAATGTCTTACTTTAAGTAAGAAAGCAGTGACTTCTTCGTTTGCTGAACTATTCCAAAACAGACTGGGCAGTTTGACCACATGCAGACTTTGGCTCAAAGATACCAGTTCAATGTTACTAGAATCAATACTGTCACTTTTCAGTTAGAATTACAGATACAAAGGTTCAATTTGTGTATGTAAAAAATGCCAGTTTAAGTAACAGATTGAAGTGGAATTATGTCCAAACTTGTGTACCTGAAGGTACGACATGTTCAACAGAATGCCTATCACTGGAAAGAAGGGTACAGCAACGCTCTTGGTTGTCCAGTGACATTAGTCTTTTTCTTCacaatttaaatatacattttttaaaaaaaaagcctgtttgcctcccaaattgcaccctagtGACTGAAATAGCGCACTTCATAAGAGTTTAGGGCATGTCCCTACGGTGCGTTTTAATTTGTGACCTTGCAGTATTTGTGTTTCCAGTGAAAGGACCAGAGCCTGTCGTGTCCCCACTGCCATTGTCCATGTTGGAAACAGCCCAAGTTCCTATGGATGTCCTGACCTTCTGTGGACAGGAATGTGGCTCAAACAATAGCTGCTATTTTACTACCAAGTGATGCTGTAACTGTAACAGCCGTGGGCTTGGATAGATATTGCTTTTATCGGTCTCACTTCGTCAGTGAGAGCATGAGCAGTCCACGTGTTTCACGAGTATCATTAATTGGTTGATTCCTGCCGATTGATCCACTTTAGCCAGCTAAGCTGGAAGTGTTAAAATGGAGAAACACCTCAAATGTCTGTGCTAAAACATGTTTCATTTGAGTTGGGTTCCCTATTCATGTCTGTGGTATATGAAAAAAGGACTGATTATTTTACAGCAAGGAGTGGATCTATTTGCAGTTGGAGGTGTGGTTGATGTTTTGATCCTGCAGCCTACAAATGTTTGTGCTGTTGATGTATACGCGAATACaaatagtaataaaaaaaatgtttagattttataTCCAGTTGGCTCTTATGCAAGATCACTCTTTTGCAGAAATTACTTTAactttcaaacacatttttaaacatcCTGGTTGGTGTCAGCAGAGTTCACATGCTATAATATGTCAAAATCTGGGAAATGGTATTTCCTCTTTCTAGGACCAGTGTATTTAAAGTTCAGTAGAAGGCCCCCAAACCAGAACTGACCTCTTCTCCACCCAGTACTCATATTCAAGTGTAATTATGGTTCATTCCAAATGACATTCTATTCCCTATGTAACACACATATTTAAATCCTGTAGTGTATTACTTAGGGAATAGGTTACCATTTAGGATGAACACTGTTTATTTTAGGACATTTGAAATCATGAATAAAATTCTCAATCAGGATGTTACACAACATGAGTCAAAGCACATTCCATTGAACTATCTTATGACTTAGTCGgttccaaatggcaacctatttcTTATGTAGtacattacttttgaccaggtgCCTtagagctctggtcaaaagtagtgcactttaaaGGATAATGTATGTCCATTCACTTGAGATGCATCGCTCAGAAATTACGGGACTGCAGACAACTTTCACACGTCAACTTTCCCATACAAGGGCCATGGGTCTACTTGACCCTGTGACTGTTTGTCCCGGCTTTAAATGACAGCCCATCGTAGGATATTTTTAGGTAACCTTATGTATTAAGCAAGCTTTACAACTTTGAGAAGAGTTTTTCGAGCTGCGTAAGGCAACTGGCTTATTTtgctaaaaagaaaaacacttatCGGTTATGCTTCAGATCACAGAACCTGGGGAAGAAAGTAGTAAGTAGTTTGTATGTTAGTTTAGCTACCGCAGTCCTTTCTCTAACTGCACAAATCTACTCACAATTCATATCCCACAACCCTCCGCGGGCAGCCTGGAATGAATTGAGGAGGCGTTGAGCAGTTTGTGTGAAGTGGGGTAATGCCAGAAAATGGGCTGGGTGCTTAGACTGGATAAGTGCACTGAATGGAAAAACAACTTTGGCTGTAGTAATTTAACTTGGAGAAATGTGTTAACCTCGGCGTGACTGTCTAATGTACGTTGCTGCAAGCAATCGTTCTGTATTGCTTTTGTCTAAAGTTTGAAAATAACGTAATAAGCCAGAAAATTGCAACAAGTGTGTAGGTtagtgtagctagctagctatcaagCTAAAATGTACACACTACAGATTGGAAGAGACGTTGGTAGGTTTTTGGAGACTTTCCACGAGTTTCTGACATTGCATTGATGTCTCCTTTGTTTGAGTTATGCTTTCaagaaagaaaagtaaaaacgAAGCGTCGAAACCAGCCGAGGTACACGGGAAATATGTGAAGAAGGAGACATCACCACTCCTGAGAAGTAAGTTCGACAACTAGCTAGCGGCTACCTAATTCGCCATCGATATTTATCCCTTCAACACTTCCTACAATTCAAAGTTGATCGTAGTGGTGATAGCTACCCAAACATAACAGCTAGGTAAACTTTATTGAATATGTCGATCTAATAGTGATGGTTACTCAATCGTAGCTAACTAGTCGCCAATATAACATATTTAGCCAAAGTTGATAACTATGCTAAACACTGTTGAACTGCACGTAGCCCACACATCGGTGAGCTAGCGACTTGTTTAGCACTGGTCCAGAGCGTTACGTTCGGCTTGAGACATGTGAAAACTCATCAGAGCTACCTTTAATTACAACGTTAATATGTTGTGCTACTTCCATAGAAGTTATTTCTTTTAAAGGAGTATTGAAACatgcaacacattttggaaCGAATTCCTTGCGCACGGTGACAGGGGAACACACACAATCGTTTATAAATACTAGTATAAACACTGTTTACAAGGGAATAAACATGACCACGAAATTGCACTATACAGCAAGACATTGTCAGTGATCAGATTCTGCGGATTGGTAAATTATGCAGAATTCCCAGTACTCGTTTTCAAGTTGGCAGTGTAGCGGTCTGCTGTTGACGTTAATCAACTGTCGACCCTTTTCCAGATCTCATGCCCTCATTTATCCGCCATGGACCCACTATTCCCAGACGAACAGAGGTCCCTCTGTCGGAGACCGGACCCTCCGCCTACCCTGTCGTGCCCAACCCTGAACCCGGGATGGCCCGCAACAAGAGCTTCATGCGAACGCCAGTGCAGAGGGCACCTCACGAGGTGGCCCGGCGGGAGAGCCATCGCATGTCGGCCCCTCCGTACCTACCCCGAAGCCTGGGGGACCTGCCGCACGAGTACGGCGGCTCCTCCCAGTCCTTCCTCCCGGACGTGAGCCCCATGGCCGAGAACGGAGACGCCGGGCGCTACTATTACCCCCCACCCCTCGAGCCCTACTATGACAGCCAGCCGGCACAGCATAGACGGCCCCAGGCCAGACCCCAGCAGGCCGCCAGAGCTCCGGAACGGTTCCACGACGAATACCGATACTACGAGCACAACGAACACCCCAGCTTCCAACGACCACCAGCGCAGCACACTTCCCCGGCCCCCAACAGACCGCCAACAGGTAAACCATAGAGAGACACCAAGGGTACCCAAACCTGGATCCGCTCTTAGATTTTAAACAGGAAAATCCAAAATGCTTTTTTATCTGGGATTAGGCTTAACCTGATCTGTGTCCAGGAGACTGGTTCACTTGCCTTGCTTTATCGGTTCAACCAGtaggttttaaaaaaacaatttcattAGATCAGATGGAGGCAGTATCACATGGGATGGCACAGTAAAGCTCTGAGATCTCGGCAAGAACTAGACTATGAAAGGGTCTTGGAGTGTCTTCAGAATGGGGGTTCTAGATATGTTGGGGCTCCACGTCTTATGCCCCTGTTCCTGGGGCACGCTAGAGgtgtggtcaaaagtagtgttgggtgtgttttcagtgtttttggT
This window contains:
- the LOC105025545 gene encoding protein salvador homolog 1 isoform X2; translation: MSFKGTVPSVACWGISALPPRPIANIDNMCALKLHDSTMKHCRQSLINWTPPAFAAPLPGNYCTSILFTEIMLSRKKSKNEASKPAEVHGKYVKKETSPLLRNLMPSFIRHGPTIPRRTEVPLSETGPSAYPVVPNPEPGMARNKSFMRTPVQRAPHEVARRESHRMSAPPYLPRSLGDLPHEYGGSSQSFLPDVSPMAENGDAGRYYYPPPLEPYYDSQPAQHRRPQARPQQAARAPERFHDEYRYYEHNEHPSFQRPPAQHTSPAPNRPPTGIGRMQAKSLGNLSSPSAEDLPLPRGWTVDWTIRGRKYYIDHNTNTTHWSHPLEREGLPPGWEKVESAEFGTYYVDHINKRAQYRHPCAPSVPRYDQPPPLPPPVVYQPRPIERNHPVLVPANPYHTAEIPDWLQVYARAPLKYDHILKWELFQLVDLDTYQGMLKLLFMKELERIVKSYEAYRQALLSEADHRKQRQQWYAQGQPQAQTGNNFTGNI